From a region of the Salinispira pacifica genome:
- a CDS encoding carbohydrate ABC transporter permease, with protein MKSGEIRKWSAGDGTGNQRNLEMWQRRRRWANAGIGYALFIGLTLIFLSPLVFAALSSLKTDPLEYPPKLLSPQLNPVNWVQSARLGRQGAGNPFFGGFKPGRTIEFDITYFTPLGQDPQKPEVTVPKRRPGAGLGSVFQETYAADYAAVSPIERIDEIRAGRDVRGEQVEGLLTTYVFRVSYAGSGPKIDRVPLDATVPVGQIYTGSTITASRIERRGRVASFDNISPGALGYIFRNYQRVFKEAKSITTGTSLFANWFGNSFFFAFVRVITNLLLATMAGYALARFNFKGRGAVFMLILVAQMVPVQVIFISNYLVLRDGIWGISRLFGAPTLLNNIWGLIIGGAGTMIEAAKVFLMKQYFEGLPRQIEEAARIDGAGEWTTYWKVVFPMARPALGALVILSFQGAWNEFFWSFIILTSPDEIKTLPIGLLSFRQIYGAAGDWGLILAGAMLSALPVVILFIVFQKYFLEGVSFGGTKG; from the coding sequence ATGAAATCCGGCGAAATACGAAAGTGGTCCGCTGGGGACGGAACGGGTAATCAACGAAATCTGGAGATGTGGCAACGGCGCAGACGCTGGGCGAATGCGGGTATCGGATATGCACTGTTTATCGGTCTTACCCTCATATTTCTTTCTCCCCTGGTTTTTGCCGCACTATCCAGTCTGAAGACCGATCCGCTGGAATATCCTCCCAAACTTCTGTCCCCCCAGCTTAATCCGGTGAATTGGGTTCAAAGCGCCCGCCTGGGACGGCAGGGTGCCGGGAACCCCTTTTTCGGCGGGTTCAAACCCGGTCGTACGATTGAGTTCGATATTACCTATTTTACTCCCCTTGGCCAGGATCCGCAGAAGCCCGAGGTGACCGTACCGAAACGCCGGCCCGGAGCCGGGCTCGGCTCGGTTTTTCAGGAAACCTATGCTGCCGATTATGCCGCGGTAAGTCCCATTGAGAGAATTGATGAAATACGGGCCGGCAGGGATGTCCGGGGCGAACAGGTGGAAGGTCTTCTGACCACGTATGTGTTCAGAGTAAGCTATGCGGGAAGCGGTCCGAAAATCGACCGTGTACCGCTGGATGCCACGGTACCCGTAGGGCAGATCTATACCGGCAGTACTATAACGGCGAGCCGTATAGAGCGCAGGGGGAGGGTAGCCAGCTTTGACAATATCAGCCCCGGCGCTCTGGGATACATTTTCCGCAACTATCAGCGGGTATTCAAAGAGGCAAAAAGTATTACCACCGGAACCAGTCTGTTCGCAAACTGGTTCGGGAATTCCTTTTTCTTTGCATTCGTGAGGGTAATTACCAATCTTCTGCTGGCTACCATGGCTGGATATGCCCTGGCACGCTTTAATTTCAAGGGTCGGGGGGCTGTTTTCATGCTGATTCTGGTTGCTCAAATGGTACCCGTCCAGGTGATTTTTATTTCAAATTATCTGGTGCTCCGGGATGGAATTTGGGGAATCAGCCGGCTCTTCGGCGCACCCACCCTGTTAAACAACATATGGGGACTGATCATCGGAGGCGCCGGCACCATGATAGAGGCCGCCAAAGTCTTTTTAATGAAGCAGTACTTTGAGGGCCTTCCCCGGCAGATCGAAGAAGCAGCCAGAATAGACGGTGCGGGTGAGTGGACTACCTATTGGAAAGTGGTGTTCCCCATGGCCCGGCCGGCATTGGGCGCTCTGGTCATACTCAGTTTCCAGGGAGCCTGGAACGAGTTTTTCTGGTCGTTCATTATTCTTACCAGTCCGGATGAAATCAAAACCCTGCCCATCGGTCTGCTGAGTTTTCGCCAGATTTACGGAGCTGCGGGAGACTGGGGGCTGATACTCGCCGGAGCCATGTTGAGTGCGCTTCCCGTTGTCATTTTATTTATTGTATTTCAAAAATACTTTCTGGAAGGTGTTTCGTTTGGAGGCACAAAAGGATAA
- a CDS encoding carbohydrate ABC transporter permease, producing the protein MTFRQKRVMAAWSFLAPFLIIQGIFFVYAAVRAVYFSFTDYNMFNEAAFVGLQNYADLFREANFLYALRNTVAFSLIVTTVQTILALILASILNRKMKGIGFFRAAFYLPSIASSVVITVIFLWLFQRRGFINYIAGTILSLGPSLFTLAFFFFIIQSLTVLIERKKGFPIRFFDAPTGVLSFFLASGIAVLGTMTGIIDPGPSVDIDFVWLQTRQTVLGVPVPLIAIMIQNTFTTIPTLMLIFLAGLQDVPVSYYEAASIDGAGPVRQFFSITVPAIRPVLFLVTTMGLIGTLQMFDQVAIFGDAVPQESVITLAYFVYDRMFPGAQLPEVGLASAAAMFLALFTLTAVLIQRIVIKDRGDV; encoded by the coding sequence ATGACGTTTCGACAGAAGCGCGTAATGGCTGCATGGAGTTTTCTGGCGCCGTTCTTAATTATCCAGGGAATCTTCTTTGTATATGCGGCAGTGCGTGCAGTGTATTTCAGCTTTACCGATTACAATATGTTCAATGAGGCCGCCTTTGTGGGGCTTCAGAACTATGCCGACCTGTTCCGGGAGGCCAACTTCCTGTATGCACTCCGGAATACCGTAGCATTTTCTCTTATCGTCACCACGGTTCAGACGATCCTGGCCCTTATACTGGCTTCAATTCTGAACAGAAAAATGAAAGGAATAGGATTTTTCAGGGCCGCCTTTTATCTGCCGAGTATTGCAAGTTCAGTAGTTATAACTGTCATATTTCTCTGGCTCTTTCAACGCAGGGGGTTTATAAATTACATAGCCGGAACCATTCTGAGCCTCGGACCCTCACTATTCACTCTGGCTTTTTTCTTTTTCATTATCCAGTCATTGACTGTGCTGATCGAGCGGAAAAAGGGCTTTCCCATACGGTTTTTTGATGCCCCCACCGGTGTACTCTCATTTTTTCTGGCTTCGGGAATTGCCGTGCTTGGGACAATGACCGGAATTATTGATCCGGGGCCATCGGTGGATATCGACTTTGTGTGGCTTCAAACCCGCCAGACAGTTCTTGGAGTCCCGGTTCCGCTCATTGCTATCATGATTCAAAACACCTTTACGACTATTCCCACTCTTATGCTGATATTTCTTGCCGGACTTCAGGATGTGCCGGTGAGCTATTATGAGGCTGCCTCCATAGACGGCGCGGGTCCGGTCAGACAGTTTTTTTCTATAACCGTACCGGCTATTCGACCCGTACTTTTCCTGGTAACCACCATGGGCCTGATCGGAACCCTTCAGATGTTCGACCAGGTGGCCATTTTCGGGGATGCGGTTCCTCAGGAATCCGTTATTACCCTTGCATATTTTGTGTACGACAGAATGTTTCCCGGAGCTCAGCTTCCGGAAGTGGGGCTGGCATCGGCAGCAGCCATGTTTCTTGCCCTCTTTACCCTTACTGCGGTTCTGATTCAGAGAATTGTGATAAAAGATCGAGGTGATGTATGA
- a CDS encoding extracellular solute-binding protein: MKRLGIMVFAMFMVFSFIWAEGAGETPADSAGNADIQRVRIMGYGGQDPAIVARLLDEVIGDGLLAKNIEVVYEPLEGDYNAALFNALSAGTAGDIFYIPVETAPGIISTGKVEPLNSLIDESPFIESLNQAYTSDGNLYGIAKDFNTLALIYNKDLFDEAGVEYPTEEDTWESLAEKAGKIASLGPDVYGIALPADYARFGAFAFGRGWKPFGGRGGRTDLTESEFVSAVEWYTGLVRDDIAVLPSDIGQGWGGGAFATENVAMAIEGAWIIGFLRNEAPNLKYGATFLPRSSSDGMRGNFLFTVAYGINSDSPRKEAAVEVLKALTSEEAQQFILEEGLAIPSRTALADNPFFDEETVEAETNRIVFEGADRGNVFGYQFGVVGTDWMNPVNAMLSQIMTSQIDIDDAVEQAQKELDAILDRAGL; this comes from the coding sequence ATGAAAAGATTAGGTATAATGGTTTTCGCAATGTTCATGGTATTCAGTTTTATCTGGGCTGAAGGAGCAGGTGAAACACCCGCCGATTCCGCAGGAAATGCTGATATTCAGCGGGTCCGTATTATGGGTTACGGGGGACAGGATCCTGCCATTGTTGCCCGCTTGCTGGATGAGGTTATCGGTGACGGGTTATTGGCGAAGAATATCGAGGTTGTATATGAACCTCTGGAAGGTGATTACAATGCAGCTCTGTTCAATGCACTCTCTGCAGGTACCGCAGGGGACATATTCTACATTCCGGTTGAGACAGCTCCGGGAATTATTTCCACCGGTAAGGTTGAGCCTCTGAACTCATTAATCGACGAATCTCCCTTTATTGAAAGTCTCAATCAGGCGTATACATCGGACGGAAACCTGTACGGGATAGCGAAAGATTTTAATACCCTTGCTCTAATCTATAACAAGGATCTGTTCGATGAGGCGGGAGTGGAATATCCGACGGAGGAAGATACCTGGGAGTCACTGGCGGAAAAGGCCGGGAAGATTGCATCCCTTGGACCTGATGTTTATGGTATTGCCCTTCCTGCGGACTACGCCCGATTTGGTGCGTTTGCGTTCGGAAGAGGATGGAAACCCTTCGGAGGACGCGGCGGCCGAACGGATTTGACCGAGTCTGAATTTGTTTCAGCGGTTGAATGGTACACTGGACTGGTTCGGGACGATATTGCCGTTCTTCCATCGGACATCGGTCAGGGGTGGGGCGGCGGAGCATTCGCCACAGAAAATGTTGCAATGGCAATTGAAGGGGCCTGGATAATCGGCTTCCTCCGTAACGAGGCTCCGAATTTGAAGTATGGTGCAACCTTCCTGCCCAGGTCTAGTTCTGATGGAATGCGGGGTAATTTTCTGTTCACTGTTGCATACGGAATTAATAGCGACAGCCCCAGGAAAGAAGCAGCCGTAGAAGTCCTGAAAGCACTCACCAGTGAGGAAGCGCAACAGTTTATTCTTGAAGAGGGGCTGGCAATACCCAGCAGAACTGCATTGGCGGATAATCCGTTTTTCGACGAAGAGACCGTGGAAGCAGAGACCAACCGGATAGTCTTTGAAGGTGCCGATCGGGGCAATGTATTCGGCTATCAGTTCGGGGTTGTGGGAACTGACTGGATGAACCCGGTGAACGCCATGCTGTCCCAGATAATGACAAGTCAGATCGATATTGATGACGCCGTGGAACAGGCTCAGAAAGAACTGGACGCCATACTAGATCGTGCAGGTCTGTAA
- a CDS encoding LacI family DNA-binding transcriptional regulator: MSKITIREVAQESGVSIGTVSRVLNNRPGVKEYTRQRVLEAMKSLGYQPDIAARELSTRSGLRIGLNVAPGTKRLTPFFFLFTESLMNRARVDGLRFEEVGNLSNGLPEQLTDGMILFGAHDADPRITFLKERQVPFVLLGRGEGISSINGDDFDGGYQAGSHLIALGHRKIVHIGGYLQHQASNDRYEGFIAALRDNGIEQDPKPQIDGGFTALGAYRGLSNYLQRDKDFTAIFAASDEMAAGAFRCLEDHQISCPGDVSIVGYDDLPEIGERFTTIHQDIPSLADETLVLLSEQIEGRAPRHITMPVQLIARQTTCRCV, encoded by the coding sequence ATGAGCAAAATTACAATACGGGAAGTTGCACAGGAATCAGGTGTCTCAATTGGTACGGTAAGCCGGGTTTTAAATAATCGGCCGGGGGTGAAGGAATATACCAGGCAGCGTGTGCTGGAGGCGATGAAATCTCTGGGATATCAACCGGATATAGCGGCCAGGGAGCTTTCAACCCGTTCCGGTCTGCGGATAGGGTTGAATGTCGCTCCGGGAACCAAGAGGCTGACGCCGTTTTTCTTTTTGTTTACAGAAAGTCTTATGAATCGGGCGAGGGTCGACGGATTGCGTTTTGAGGAAGTGGGGAATCTTTCCAACGGACTCCCTGAGCAGTTGACCGACGGAATGATACTTTTCGGTGCTCACGATGCGGACCCGCGGATTACCTTTTTGAAGGAACGGCAGGTTCCGTTTGTGCTTCTGGGACGGGGTGAAGGAATTTCCTCCATAAATGGTGATGATTTTGACGGCGGGTATCAGGCCGGAAGTCATCTGATTGCTCTGGGACACCGGAAAATTGTTCATATCGGAGGGTACCTGCAGCATCAGGCATCCAATGACCGCTATGAAGGATTCATTGCAGCCCTTAGGGATAATGGTATCGAACAGGATCCGAAACCTCAAATCGACGGTGGATTCACTGCTCTGGGCGCATATCGCGGACTGTCCAACTATTTACAAAGGGACAAGGATTTTACGGCTATTTTTGCTGCATCCGATGAGATGGCAGCCGGAGCGTTTCGCTGTCTGGAAGATCATCAAATATCATGTCCCGGAGATGTATCTATAGTCGGGTATGATGATCTTCCGGAAATAGGTGAAAGGTTTACAACGATTCATCAGGACATCCCATCTCTTGCCGATGAGACCCTGGTCTTGCTGAGCGAACAAATTGAAGGGAGAGCTCCCAGGCATATAACCATGCCGGTTCAATTGATTGCCCGCCAAACTACCTGCCGCTGCGTATAG
- a CDS encoding nucleotidyltransferase domain-containing protein: MDPCRRVSNIPGLSAEINEKLREIFAEFHEIQACILYGSRAKGTHRHASDVDITLVTHSIEIDRVGQCIYRRDNNTDI; encoded by the coding sequence ATGGATCCATGCAGGCGCGTTTCAAACATTCCCGGACTCTCAGCCGAAATCAACGAAAAACTCCGGGAAATTTTCGCCGAATTTCATGAGATCCAGGCCTGCATTCTCTACGGATCCCGGGCGAAAGGGACACATCGCCATGCCTCGGATGTGGATATTACTCTGGTCACCCATTCCATTGAGATCGACCGGGTCGGGCAGTGTATCTACCGGCGGGATAACAATACGGATATATAG
- a CDS encoding LysR family transcriptional regulator, with amino-acid sequence MNIIERQHLEILESLSREGTLSRAAEALALSQPALTHSIRRLENQLGLQIWEKQGRRIVLTGAGQAILRSAGQILPRFAKLEEELANRRSGVASTLIIGVECHPCYQWLLQSLKRFLAKYPGTDTRIDREFQFAAMDALLNHKIDLLITPDPYVLKSLRFHPLKSYELRLVLSAAHPLAEKAELLPEDLSGELLLTYPVEITRLDIYTRFLIPGGNMLPQRRELDSHEMMLLLVEAGRGITVMPDWLIPDTDGIVSRRIGEEGLHKVLSAGVRKEDETREDIAGFLQAAAENASGDE; translated from the coding sequence ATGAATATCATCGAGCGGCAGCATCTGGAAATACTTGAGTCATTATCCCGGGAGGGGACTCTGTCCCGGGCGGCGGAGGCCCTGGCATTGAGCCAGCCTGCGCTCACTCACAGCATCCGGCGGCTGGAGAATCAGCTGGGGCTGCAGATCTGGGAAAAACAGGGCAGGCGCATCGTCCTTACCGGCGCAGGACAGGCAATACTCCGTTCGGCGGGGCAGATTCTCCCCCGCTTTGCCAAGCTGGAAGAGGAGCTGGCCAACAGGCGCTCGGGCGTAGCCTCCACGCTGATCATCGGTGTGGAGTGCCACCCCTGTTATCAGTGGTTGCTGCAGAGTCTCAAGCGTTTTCTGGCCAAGTATCCGGGAACGGACACCCGGATTGACCGGGAGTTTCAGTTTGCCGCCATGGATGCCCTGCTGAACCATAAAATCGATTTGTTGATTACGCCCGACCCCTACGTACTGAAATCCCTGCGTTTCCATCCCCTGAAAAGCTACGAGCTGCGCCTGGTGCTTTCCGCCGCCCACCCCCTGGCAGAAAAAGCTGAACTGCTGCCGGAAGACCTCTCCGGCGAACTGCTTCTCACCTATCCGGTGGAAATTACCCGTCTGGATATCTACACCCGCTTCCTCATACCCGGGGGAAACATGCTGCCCCAGCGCCGGGAGTTAGACAGCCATGAAATGATGCTCCTGCTGGTGGAAGCCGGGCGGGGAATCACCGTTATGCCCGACTGGCTCATTCCCGACACAGACGGCATCGTCAGCCGGCGTATCGGGGAGGAGGGGCTTCACAAGGTTCTCAGTGCGGGGGTACGGAAGGAAGACGAGACCCGGGAAGACATTGCGGGCTTTTTGCAGGCGGCTGCTGAAAATGCTTCCGGAGATGAATAA
- the metE gene encoding 5-methyltetrahydropteroyltriglutamate--homocysteine S-methyltransferase, which yields MNIRLHSLGLPRIGKNRELKRALESYWKGKISQARLEEQGRNIRMENWQLQKQNGLDMVNVGDFSFYDHVLDTSFLLGHLPRRFESAPVSSELDLYFGVARGLTQQHIEPSAMTKWFDTNYHYIVPEIDTGTRFTPRTQGLISRIREAADAGFTPKLQLLGPLSYLYLSKSSNPGSSDSEAARSKLDVLDALTEAYRRILQDAAAAGVEWVQIDEPILVLDSLDDAWRDGFARAYERLNEAFPRESGSNSRDGGRDNEDNNDSGGLSPNDSTGGAGGGLKLLLTTYFESIEEELETVLNLPVAGIHLDYEKNRKLLPRILKGLDARQILSLGVVNGRSPWREDLDARATELKEELIPLLDGNRQSRTSRLWLAPTCSLLHLPWSIQGEQLPRELEGVLGFTVEKLADLNRLGSLLKGRRPEKGEQKPVSQAPAAGGEPEPLRTSGTDEILDPNVEELLKTPRTSFARRSELQQEALNLPSLPTTTIGSFPQTPDIRKLRLSWKRGEIDTDAYEKRIKEIIEQNIRLQEEIGLDVLVHGEPERSDMVSFFADRLEGVWSSKAGWVQSYGSRCVKPPVIHASVRRSPDLGWKWISYAQGLTDKPVKGMLTGPVTIMKWSFVPPHTPPEKIAYNIALALREEVLELESNGISIIQIDEPAFREVLPLKQLKWPRALEWGAEAFRLSHAGVKDGTQIHSHMCYSDFNSIFEGIDAMDADVISIETSRSQGELFGELAKKGYTKGLGPGVYDIHSPLVPEAREIRTRVDRALAHLDPRQLWVNPDCGLKTRSWDEAKPALKAMVDSARELRNNAVQEGV from the coding sequence ATGAACATACGATTGCACAGCCTGGGGCTTCCCAGGATCGGAAAAAACAGAGAACTGAAACGGGCCCTGGAATCGTACTGGAAGGGCAAAATCAGCCAAGCCCGGCTTGAAGAACAGGGCCGGAATATCCGCATGGAAAACTGGCAGCTTCAGAAGCAAAACGGTCTGGATATGGTGAATGTGGGGGATTTCAGCTTCTACGACCATGTGCTGGATACTTCGTTTCTCCTGGGGCATCTTCCCCGCCGCTTCGAGAGCGCCCCCGTGTCCTCGGAGCTGGATCTGTATTTCGGCGTGGCCCGGGGCCTCACTCAGCAGCACATAGAACCCTCGGCCATGACCAAGTGGTTCGATACCAACTATCACTATATTGTTCCCGAAATTGATACCGGCACCCGCTTCACCCCCCGCACACAGGGCCTGATATCCCGGATCCGGGAAGCTGCGGATGCAGGATTCACCCCCAAACTTCAGCTGTTGGGGCCGCTGAGCTATCTCTATCTCAGTAAATCCTCCAATCCCGGTTCCTCGGATTCTGAAGCTGCCCGGAGCAAACTGGATGTACTGGATGCCCTAACCGAAGCATACCGCAGAATTCTTCAGGACGCAGCCGCCGCAGGAGTTGAATGGGTACAGATCGATGAACCGATTCTGGTTCTGGACTCCCTGGATGATGCCTGGCGGGACGGATTCGCCCGGGCCTATGAACGGCTGAACGAAGCATTCCCCCGGGAATCCGGCTCTAATAGCCGGGACGGCGGCAGAGATAACGAAGATAACAATGACAGCGGCGGCCTCTCACCCAACGACAGCACGGGAGGGGCCGGCGGCGGCCTGAAGCTTTTACTCACCACCTATTTTGAAAGCATAGAAGAGGAACTGGAAACAGTGCTGAACCTTCCGGTTGCAGGCATTCATCTGGATTACGAGAAAAATCGTAAACTTCTCCCCCGGATTCTCAAAGGCCTGGATGCCCGGCAGATACTTAGCCTTGGTGTTGTAAACGGCCGCAGCCCCTGGCGGGAGGACCTGGATGCCCGTGCGACGGAATTGAAGGAAGAGCTCATCCCCTTGCTTGACGGGAACCGGCAGTCCCGCACCAGCCGCCTGTGGCTGGCCCCCACCTGTTCTCTTCTCCATCTGCCCTGGAGCATTCAGGGCGAACAGCTTCCCCGAGAGCTGGAAGGCGTGCTGGGCTTCACCGTTGAGAAGCTGGCCGACCTGAACAGGCTGGGTTCGCTCCTGAAAGGACGCCGGCCCGAGAAAGGGGAGCAGAAACCGGTCAGTCAGGCTCCCGCAGCGGGAGGGGAACCTGAACCCCTGCGGACCAGCGGAACTGACGAAATCCTTGACCCGAACGTGGAGGAATTACTCAAGACACCCCGGACATCCTTTGCCCGGCGCAGTGAGCTGCAGCAGGAGGCGTTGAATCTTCCGAGCCTGCCCACCACCACCATCGGCTCCTTCCCCCAAACCCCGGATATTCGAAAACTCCGCCTGTCCTGGAAGCGGGGAGAGATTGATACTGACGCCTACGAGAAACGTATAAAAGAGATTATTGAACAGAACATCCGTCTTCAGGAGGAGATCGGTCTGGATGTACTGGTCCACGGCGAACCCGAGCGCTCTGACATGGTGAGCTTCTTCGCCGACCGGCTGGAGGGGGTATGGAGCAGCAAGGCAGGCTGGGTGCAGTCCTACGGCAGCCGCTGCGTAAAACCGCCGGTGATACACGCATCGGTACGGCGCAGCCCCGACCTGGGCTGGAAGTGGATCAGCTACGCCCAGGGTCTCACAGACAAACCGGTGAAAGGGATGCTTACCGGGCCGGTGACAATCATGAAATGGTCCTTTGTTCCACCCCACACTCCGCCGGAGAAGATCGCATACAATATCGCACTGGCCCTCCGGGAAGAAGTGCTGGAGCTGGAGAGCAACGGCATATCCATTATTCAGATTGATGAGCCGGCCTTCCGGGAAGTGCTGCCCCTGAAGCAGCTGAAGTGGCCCCGGGCCCTGGAATGGGGGGCAGAAGCGTTCCGCTTGAGCCACGCAGGGGTGAAGGACGGTACGCAGATTCACAGCCACATGTGCTACTCGGACTTCAACAGCATCTTCGAAGGGATCGATGCCATGGATGCCGACGTGATCAGCATAGAAACCAGCCGCTCACAGGGCGAACTGTTCGGCGAACTGGCAAAGAAGGGCTACACCAAGGGCCTGGGCCCGGGGGTCTACGACATCCACAGCCCTCTGGTCCCGGAAGCCCGGGAAATACGCACACGGGTCGACCGGGCCCTTGCCCACCTTGATCCCCGGCAGCTCTGGGTGAACCCCGACTGCGGCCTGAAAACCCGCAGCTGGGATGAAGCCAAGCCCGCCCTGAAGGCCATGGTTGACTCGGCACGGGAGCTGCGGAACAATGCCGTTCAGGAAGGCGTATAG
- a CDS encoding bacteriohemerythrin, producing MTKENRKFARVNDPQIDDAHAEIIRTMDEAATVTSKAGLLSVIIDIYKHASVHFLEEEQFMKDQDMPRDFIYEHSGHHIRLRKHIQSVIMDIESYSLDELKKLLNEMKDLMLHHIESVDSRMTEYLDP from the coding sequence ATGACAAAAGAAAACCGGAAGTTCGCAAGGGTGAACGATCCGCAAATAGACGACGCGCACGCAGAGATAATCCGCACCATGGATGAGGCCGCCACGGTCACCAGCAAGGCCGGGCTTCTCTCGGTGATTATCGATATATATAAACATGCCTCGGTGCATTTCCTGGAAGAGGAACAGTTCATGAAGGATCAGGATATGCCCCGGGATTTTATATATGAGCACAGCGGGCATCATATCAGACTGAGGAAACACATTCAGTCGGTGATCATGGACATTGAAAGCTACAGCCTGGACGAACTGAAGAAGCTTCTGAATGAGATGAAGGACTTAATGCTTCACCACATAGAATCGGTGGATTCCCGAATGACCGAGTATCTGGATCCCTGA
- a CDS encoding FecR family protein, with product MFRTFRFVLLLAVLLMPAVTLVAQNGFIEYLEGDVTLQRSGNRITPDFGDELQQGDVLVTGGDGLVIINIDDRGQVKLLPDTELILDSIQDDISVELKRGGVFSRLHRLGGKEFDLRAGSMVAGVRGTEFFTLFGKQVEDEPDVWLCVNEGVVGVSVPQVDPSGETLVREGEGINILAGKTITDPRFYEWTTELNWNMDPQAGSVADDTSAEALYDDLLDIDYD from the coding sequence ATGTTTCGCACATTCCGTTTCGTATTGCTGCTCGCAGTTCTTTTGATGCCGGCGGTGACGCTGGTCGCACAGAACGGTTTTATTGAATATCTGGAAGGGGATGTAACCCTTCAACGCTCGGGAAACAGAATCACCCCGGATTTCGGGGATGAGCTTCAGCAGGGCGATGTATTGGTCACCGGAGGGGACGGACTGGTGATTATCAACATAGATGACAGGGGGCAGGTAAAGCTTCTTCCGGATACCGAACTGATTCTTGATTCTATTCAGGATGATATTTCCGTTGAGCTGAAACGGGGAGGCGTGTTTTCCCGCCTGCACCGCCTGGGAGGAAAGGAGTTTGATCTCCGGGCCGGCTCCATGGTGGCGGGGGTGAGGGGCACAGAGTTCTTCACCCTCTTCGGAAAGCAGGTGGAAGACGAGCCTGATGTATGGCTCTGCGTGAATGAGGGTGTTGTGGGAGTCTCGGTCCCCCAAGTGGATCCCTCCGGGGAAACCCTGGTAAGAGAGGGAGAAGGAATCAATATTCTTGCAGGGAAAACCATCACCGATCCCCGCTTTTACGAGTGGACCACAGAGCTGAACTGGAACATGGATCCTCAGGCGGGGTCCGTTGCCGACGATACCAGTGCCGAGGCCCTGTACGATGATTTGCTGGATATCGACTATGATTGA